The Acipenser ruthenus chromosome 27, fAciRut3.2 maternal haplotype, whole genome shotgun sequence genome includes a window with the following:
- the LOC117432043 gene encoding transcription factor E2F8 gives MTSGLLNLQYLTERPQSSKHDEEGKGYHQKENIFLEPHTKVIKTPLKSSTSHSILGEIQPDMGTLTTPTKGKDAAPGEPWTPTANLKMLISAASPEIRNREKKLNTDENEATEATDCSQEHLSGDESDRLQPSRKEKSLGLLCHKFLARYPDYPNPALNNNICLDEVAGELNVERRRIYDIVNVLESLHMVSRLAKNRYTWHGRSNLTQTLGTLKTVGKEHKYAEQMQQIKQKDSEKEFDSDNEEENECLSKLRGAETEFGHREMCFVELPGMEFRAASVNSRKDKSLRVMSQKFVMLFLVSKPRVVSLEVAAKILIGEDQVVDLDKSKFKTKIRRLYDIANVLSSLELIRKVHVTEERGRKPAFKWTGPEDFPDVKRPKPLTTPTSVTSGILASRSSVENCAKNLFPSSRTKQNFTRHPSLVKLAKSIEDDRRKINSAPSSPVKKVFGDFSDTDLHPSRMAQLAAICKVQLDEQSKQSKRKPKPSQKTKGKAAKTTGHVESTLSSELGANNSSQTNFSVQAYRQAQYSPFIPVILPQNQTVAPYAIYLHSSSARPMANPSSFAVRSMTFGDNAAGSPADTNSENSLHSSPTGNKDSIGTEKENDLSQKNVSLTNQQTTPDKGHKRVCTETFQENSSPKISKTQTNSGDASPNAAELNEMYQARVKARRGLIANRPSPRALHLDPEFINTPEGKENKGSENLGESVEKFLENEEKPSYSDSEAGLTPVRTVPMPAFTIPAHLQPEALIPTGYLIPISHQSLFSCQRSKSPEKKGETASTLSHPAYQSPITGVIPVTPDFHHVTFTSTHSKLPVSHSAPSIASFPLFSQASPSFASGRQVNGPSPGILNFTLQNLGLISPGIHPSVSPGTLTTPISPITGHLRFQQGGMIFVKPMSPLHVHNQIPGQPVTLISLQQPAVLTTPKGSQSAHNDSFFHTPVSASSQLPTVVSTASRTQENVYIPQRKLEVSTENS, from the exons ATGACAAGTGGCTTATTGAATTTGCAATATTTGACCGAGAGACCTCAAAGCAGCAAACACGATGAAGAGGGCAAGGGATACCACCAGAAG GAAAATATATTCTTGGAGCCCCACACAAAGGTCATAAAAACACCACTGAAGTCATCTACCTCACATTCAATATTGGGTGAAATACAGCCAGATATGGGAACTTTGACAACACCAACAAAGGGAAAAGATGCTGCTCCTGGTGAGCCATGGACTCCTACAGCAAACCTCAAAATGCTGATCAGCGCAGCTAGCCCTGAGATCAGGAACAGAGAAAAGAAGCTGAACACTGATGAAAATGAAGCCACAGAGGCAACTGATTGTTCTCAG GAACACCTGTCTGGGGATGAATCTGATAGACTTCAACCAAGCCGAAAAGAAAAGAGCTTAGGTTTACTGTGTCATAAATTCTTAGCACGATATCCAGATTATCCCAACCCTGCACTGAACAACAACATCTGTCTTGATGAAGTAGCTGGAGAACTCA ATGTAGAACGAAGACGCATCTATGACATTGTCAATGTACTGGAAAGTTTGCATATGGTGAGTCGTCTTGCAAAGAACCGCTACACTTGGCACGGACGTAGCAATCTTACACAGACGCTTGGAACGTTGAAGACAGTCGGCAAGGAGCATAAATATGCAGAACAGATGCAGCAAATTAAACAGAAAGATTCTGAGAAAGAGTTTGATTCAGATAATGAAGAAGAAAATGAATGCCTGTCAAAACTGAGAGGCGCAGAAACTGAGTTTGGGCATCGGGAAATGTGCTTTGTGGAACTTCCTGGGATGGAATTTAGAGCTG CGTCTGTTAACAGCAGGAAAGACAAATCTTTAAGAGTGATGAGTCAGAAGTTTGTAATGCTCTTCTTGGTTTCTAAGCCCCGTGTGGTCAGCCTGGAAGTTGCTGCCAAAATCCTAATTGGAGAAGATCAAGTGGTCGATTTagataagagcaaattcaaaa caaaAATCAGAAGATTGTACGATATAGCAAATGTATTGAGTAGCCTTGAGCTGATAAGAAAGGTCCACGTTACGGAAGAGAGGGGACGAAAGCCAGCATTTAAGTGGACAGGACCTGAGGACTTCCCAGATGTCAAGA GACCAAAGCCTTTGACAACCCCTACCTCAGTTACGTCTGGTATATTAGCATCCAGAAGTTCAGTGGAAAACTGTGCCAAAAATCTCTTCCCTTCCAGTAGGACAAAGCAGAACTTTACCCGACACCCATCGCTTGTTAAATTGGCAAAGAGTATAGAGGATGACAGAAGGAAAATCAACTCTGCACCTAGTAGCCCTGTCAAAAAAGTATTTG GTGATTTCTCTGATACCGATTTGCATCCAAGCAGAATGGCCCAATTGGCGGCAATCTGTAAGGTTCAGTTGGATGAGCAATCAAa GCAAAGTAAAAGGAAACCCAAACCTTCCCAAAAGACGAAAGGAAAAGCTGCTAAAACTACAGGACATGTGGAGTCAACATTAAGTTCAGAACTTGGTGCCAACAATTCTTCCCAGACAAATTTCTCTGTTCAGGCTTACAGACAAGCACAGTATTCTCCCTTTATTCCAGTGATACTACCTCAAAACCAAACTGTTGCACCATATGCCATCTATTTGCATTCTTCTTCAGCAAGGCCAATGGCAAATCCGTCTAGCTTTGCAGTACGGTCTATGACCTTTGGGGATAATGCAGCAGGAAGTCCAGCTGACACTAACTCTGAAAATAGTTTACACAGTTCACCTACTGGAAATAAAGATTCTATTGGCACTGAAAAGGAGAATGACTTGTCACAAAAGAATGTCTCTTTAACCAATCAGCAAACCACCCCAGACAAAGGCCATAAGCGAGTCTGCACTGAAACATTTCAAGAAAACAGTTCTCCGAAAATATCGAAAACGCAAACAAATTCTGGg GACGCGTCACCTAATGCAGCAGAACTTAATGAAATGTACCAAGCACGAGTGAAGGCCCGTAGGGGTTTAATAGCAAATCGACCTTCCCCAAGAGCCCTGCACTTAGATCCTGAGTTTATTAATACACCAGAAGGGAAAGAGAACAAGGGTTCAGAAAACCTTGGTGAAAGTGTGGAGAAGTTCCTGGAAAATGAAGAGAAACCCTCCTATTCTGATAGTGAAGCTGGGCTTACTCCAGTGCGAACAGTGCCAATGCCAGCATTTACCATTCCTGCACATTTGCAGCCTGAG gcTTTAATACCCACAGGCTATCTCATTCCTATATCTCACCAATCACTCTTCAGCTGCCAAAGATCCAAATCCCCAGAAAAAAAAGGTGAAACAGCCTCAACTCTAAGTCATCCAGCTTACCAATCCCCCATTACAG GTGTCATACCAGTTACACCAGACTTCCATCATGTTACCTTTACTTCTACTCATTCAAAGCTCCCAGTTTCTCATTCAGCTCCTTCCATTGCCTCATTTCCATTGTTTAGCCAGGCTAGCCCATCCTTTGCCTCAGGACGTCAAGTTAATGGTCCAAGCCCAGGAATTCTTAACTTCACACTACAGAATCTGGGATTGATCTCTCCAGGGATACACCCTTCTGTGAGCCCAGGAACCTTGACCACTCCCATAAGTCCCATCACTGGTCATTTAAGGTTTCAACAAGGAGGAATGATCTTTGTCAAGCCAATGTCCCCACTACATGTTCACAATCAGATACCAGGACAGCCTGTGACCTTGATAAGCTTACAGCAG